The Sander lucioperca isolate FBNREF2018 chromosome 15, SLUC_FBN_1.2, whole genome shotgun sequence genome window below encodes:
- the chst3a gene encoding carbohydrate sulfotransferase 3a, with product MKTKYAIVFICIVALVIIEKESNILSRVSDKLIQRQIPHQTPQTSLDYSNTTQNGSLTMLKMLLSKLIGTKGNYSSLSEEQEEEELDDLGRYSFSGGRKHILLLATTRTGSSFVGEFFNQHGENMFYLFEPLWHVERMLTMASEANNGTVLAGIYRDVLQALFLCDFSPLEKFISPLPQDHVTPALFRRESSLSLCEESVCSPVIKDVFERYHCKTRRCGPLNLTLASESCLSKQHHAIKTVRVRQLDTLQPLLEDPRLDVRVIQLVRDPRAILASRMVAFSSKYQTWKAWAQDGQVPEDDEEVKRLRGNCDQIRMSAEVGLSQPRWLRRRYMLVRYEDIARYPMQKAEEMYRFTGIPFSPQAREWILRNTQTTQGASGIYSTQKNSSEQAEKWRFSIPFTLAQVVQRVCGPTMELFGYRFVDDEKTLMNRSISLLEEKLFH from the exons ATGAAGACCAAATATGCAATTGTCTTCATCTGTATCGTGGCCCTGGTCATCATCGAAAAGGAAAGCAACATCCTATCAAG GGTCTCTGATAAGCTGATCCAGAGGCAGATTCCACATCAGACCCCACAGACTTCACTGGATTacagcaacacaacacaaaatggCTCCCTGACGATGCTCAAAATGCTGCTCTCTAAACTCATCGGTACAAAAGGGAATTACTCAAGTCTCTCAGAGGAGCAAGAGGAAGAAGAACTAGATGATTTAGGCAGGTACAGCTTCAGTGGTGGCCGTAAGCACATATTACTCTTGGCCACCACACGAACAGGTTCATCATTTGTGGGGGAATTTTTTAACCAGCACGGGGAGAACATGTTCTACCTGTTTGAGCCTTTATGGCACGTTGAGCGCATGCTGACCATGGCCTCAGAGGCAAATAACGGGACAGTGTTGGCAGGAATTTACCGGGATGTACTCCAGGCGCTCTTCCTGTGTGATTTCTCTCCCCTTGAGAAGTTCATCTCTCCTCTACCTCAGGACCACGTCACCCCAGCTCTTTTCCGCAGAGAGTCTAGTTTATCGCTCTGTGAAGAATCTGTCTGCAGTCCTGTAATCAAAGACGTTTTTGAAAG GTATCACTGTAAGACTCGTCGCTGTGGGCCGCTGAACTTGACCCTTGCATCTGAATCCTGCCTTTCCAAGCAACACCATGCCATTAAGACTGTCCGTGTGCGCCAGCTGGACACATTGCAGCCTTTGTTGGAGGATCCACGCCTGGATGTGAGAGTGATCCAGCTCGTCCGAGATCCACGGGCCATCTTAGCATCACGCATGGTGGCTTTCTCTTCGAAGTACCAGACTTGGAAGGCCTGGGCGCAGGACGGCCAGGTGCCCGAAGATGACGAGGAGGTGAAGAGGCTCAGAGGAAACTGCGACCAGATAAGGATGTCTGCAGAGGTGGGACTGAGCCAACCTCGTTGGCTGAGGAGACGCTACATGTTGGTGCGTTATGAGGATATTGCCCGCTACCCCATGCAGAAGGCAGAGGAGATGTACAGGTTCACAGGGATACCATTTAGTCCCCAAGCTAGGGAATGGATTCTGAGAAACACCCAGACCACACAGGGAGCTAGCGGGATTTACTCCACCCAGAAGAACTCATCAGAGCAGGCAGAGAAATGGAGATTTAGCATTCCCTTCACACTGGCTCAGGTAGTGCAGAGAGTGTGTGGACCTACCATGGAGCTATTTGGGTACAGGTTTGTGGATGATGAAAAGACACTGATGAATAGGTCCATTAGTTTGCTTGAAGAGAAACTATTCCATTAA